One genomic region from Blattabacterium cuenoti encodes:
- a CDS encoding lysophospholipid acyltransferase family protein: protein MRILQISFILLWRVWFFIINIFLIPLWAGASIPFLFKDKYYPIAYWFHQMWARSNLFLMGFWYVLEKDEEKLDKNKQYVIISNHTSIMDIMLIYSLMRNHPLVFVGKAELAKLPFFGFVYKQSNILIDRKNMSSCIQVFKKMQDKVDSGKSVCLFPEGGVPKPSVFLDHFKSGAFFIAIINKIPIIPFTIADIKTKFPSFSVMKGGPGKIRIKQHHSISTKNLSLKNKNDLKKKCFNLIKYQLEKFDREKA from the coding sequence ATGAGAATTCTGCAAATATCATTTATATTATTATGGCGTGTTTGGTTTTTTATTATCAACATATTTTTAATTCCATTATGGGCAGGAGCTTCTATTCCATTTCTTTTTAAAGATAAATATTATCCCATTGCATATTGGTTTCATCAAATGTGGGCTAGAAGCAATCTATTTCTCATGGGTTTTTGGTATGTATTAGAAAAAGATGAAGAAAAATTAGACAAAAATAAACAATACGTGATTATCAGTAATCACACCTCTATCATGGATATTATGTTAATTTATTCTTTAATGAGAAATCATCCTCTAGTTTTTGTAGGAAAAGCCGAATTAGCTAAACTTCCATTTTTTGGTTTTGTTTACAAACAAAGCAATATTCTTATAGATAGAAAAAATATGTCTAGTTGTATACAAGTATTTAAAAAAATGCAGGATAAAGTAGATTCTGGAAAAAGTGTTTGCCTTTTCCCAGAAGGCGGGGTTCCTAAGCCGTCTGTTTTTTTGGATCATTTCAAGAGTGGTGCTTTTTTTATAGCTATAATCAATAAGATTCCCATTATTCCCTTTACCATAGCTGATATAAAAACAAAATTTCCTAGTTTTTCTGTTATGAAAGGAGGACCAGGAAAAATAAGAATCAAACAACATCATTCTATATCAACAAAAAATTTATCCTTAAAAAATAAAAATGATTTGAAAAAAAAATGTTTCAATTTAATAAAATATCAATTAGAAAAATTTGATCGTGAAAAAGCGTAA
- the pyrF gene encoding orotidine-5'-phosphate decarboxylase yields the protein MKEKEQFFLKIYNLGIIKFGNFTLKSGMNSPIYIDFRPIASRPDLLIKLSDLLLHEVSSTNFELICGVPYAALPIATTLSLRSNIPLIIKRKENKGYGTKRVIEGIYKKGQNCLIIEDVITSGDSLLKTVIDLEKEGLIIKDIMSILDREQGGTENIKKRGYNIRTLFRIGEVLKMLEKKHFLKKKKIHMIQFFFSKKNIKNLQRISYEEKKEKISHPIGKKLIDITLKKKTNLIVSADLVHSKNILKLVDLIGDRICGLKLHVDIINDFSFSFINSLKNISIEKKFLLLEDRKLCDIGPTNYLQLHYGIYKISSWADIITAHVLAGSGSIQNLNIPSSMGLITISEMSSCGRLSDDNYIRRALNISLKNPKVIGTVAQRKVDDRLLLFTPGVHFSHEKNLSSYIHPTQAFEKNGSDFIIVGRAIYQSNNPKIAAEEYSNAGWKAYENGL from the coding sequence ATGAAAGAAAAAGAACAGTTCTTTTTAAAAATTTACAATTTAGGAATCATTAAATTTGGAAATTTCACTTTGAAAAGTGGAATGAATTCTCCCATATATATAGATTTTCGTCCAATAGCTTCTAGACCAGATTTATTAATCAAATTATCGGATTTGCTTCTTCATGAAGTTTCATCTACTAATTTTGAACTAATTTGTGGAGTTCCTTATGCAGCTTTGCCTATAGCTACAACTTTGTCTTTGAGGTCGAATATTCCGTTAATTATTAAAAGAAAAGAAAATAAAGGTTATGGAACCAAGCGAGTGATTGAAGGAATTTACAAAAAAGGACAAAATTGTCTTATCATAGAAGATGTCATCACAAGTGGAGATAGTTTATTAAAAACTGTAATAGATCTTGAAAAAGAAGGATTAATTATAAAAGATATTATGTCCATTCTTGATAGAGAACAAGGAGGTACGGAAAATATAAAAAAAAGAGGATATAATATACGAACTTTATTTCGTATAGGAGAAGTTTTAAAAATGTTAGAAAAGAAACATTTTTTAAAAAAAAAAAAAATACATATGATTCAATTTTTTTTTAGCAAAAAAAATATAAAAAATCTTCAACGTATTTCTTATGAAGAAAAAAAAGAGAAAATTTCTCATCCTATAGGAAAAAAACTTATTGATATTACATTGAAAAAAAAAACCAATCTGATTGTTTCTGCGGATTTAGTTCATTCTAAAAATATATTGAAATTAGTTGATTTAATTGGAGATAGAATTTGTGGATTAAAACTTCATGTAGACATTATTAATGATTTTTCATTTTCATTTATAAATTCTCTTAAAAATATTTCTATAGAAAAAAAATTCTTATTACTTGAAGATAGAAAATTGTGTGATATAGGTCCTACTAATTATCTTCAACTACATTATGGAATATATAAAATCTCATCTTGGGCGGATATTATCACTGCGCACGTACTTGCGGGCAGTGGGAGTATACAAAACTTGAATATACCTTCTAGTATGGGTTTAATTACGATATCTGAAATGTCTTCTTGTGGAAGATTGTCCGATGACAATTATATAAGAAGAGCATTGAATATTTCTTTGAAAAATCCGAAAGTCATTGGAACTGTGGCACAAAGAAAAGTAGACGATAGATTATTACTATTTACACCTGGTGTTCATTTTTCTCATGAAAAAAACTTATCCTCCTATATTCATCCCACTCAAGCTTTTGAAAAGAATGGAAGTGATTTTATCATTGTAGGAAGAGCTATTTACCAATCTAACAATCCAAAAATAGCAGCAGAAGAATATAGTAACGCAGGATGGAAAGCGTATGAAAATGGGCTTTGA
- the proS gene encoding proline--tRNA ligase: MNQLTKRSKNYSKWYNEIVVKSGLAEFSGVRGFMVIKPYGYSLWEIMKQKLDKMLKNTGHQNVYFPLLIPKSAFSKEKEHSEIFSEGCAVVTHSRLKKNKNELIIDPESRLQEELVIRPTSESIIWKTYKRWIQSYRDLPILLNQWGNALRWEMRTRLFLRTTEFLWQEGHTAHSTEKEAIKEAKKILNIYTDFSENFMAIPVLQGIKPYMDKFYGSEKTYCIEALMQDGKALQIGTSHFLGQNFSKAFDVQFTNSNGKKEYVWSTSWGVSTRLIGGLIMSHSDDKGLIIPPKIAPIQIVIIPIYKEKEKFGIINDMVKKIINLLEQERIRVKYDNRITFTPGWKFHEYEMKGVPIRISIGPNEIKNEKVEIFRRDTHEKIYISWINLNKLIPKLLNEIQKNIYQKALDRTNKLIIKSDNYEDFKQKINDNGGFIFAHWDGTKNTGNKIQEETEATIRCIPLSTEKEKGKCIYSGNPSFQRVVFSKSY; this comes from the coding sequence ATGAACCAATTAACTAAACGAAGTAAGAATTATTCTAAATGGTATAATGAAATAGTCGTAAAGTCTGGTTTGGCAGAATTTTCCGGTGTACGTGGTTTTATGGTTATAAAACCATATGGATACTCTTTATGGGAAATCATGAAACAAAAACTAGATAAAATGCTCAAAAATACAGGACATCAAAATGTTTATTTTCCTTTACTAATTCCTAAATCCGCTTTTTCAAAAGAAAAAGAACACTCTGAGATATTTTCTGAAGGATGTGCTGTAGTTACACATTCTAGATTAAAAAAAAATAAAAATGAATTGATCATTGACCCTGAATCTAGATTACAAGAAGAATTAGTAATTAGACCTACCTCTGAAAGTATCATATGGAAAACCTATAAACGTTGGATTCAATCTTATAGAGATCTCCCTATTTTATTAAATCAATGGGGAAATGCATTGAGGTGGGAAATGCGTACCCGTTTATTTCTTAGAACCACCGAATTTCTGTGGCAAGAAGGACATACTGCTCATTCTACGGAAAAAGAAGCTATAAAAGAAGCTAAAAAAATATTAAACATTTATACAGATTTTTCTGAAAATTTTATGGCCATTCCTGTATTACAAGGAATCAAACCATACATGGATAAATTTTATGGATCAGAGAAAACATATTGTATAGAAGCCCTCATGCAAGATGGAAAAGCTTTACAAATTGGGACTTCACATTTTCTAGGACAAAATTTTTCAAAAGCTTTTGATGTTCAATTCACTAATTCTAATGGAAAAAAAGAATATGTATGGTCTACTTCTTGGGGTGTATCTACCAGATTAATAGGTGGATTGATTATGTCCCATTCGGATGATAAAGGTTTAATTATCCCTCCAAAAATAGCTCCTATACAAATTGTTATTATTCCTATATATAAAGAGAAAGAAAAATTTGGGATTATAAATGATATGGTTAAAAAAATTATAAATCTTTTAGAACAAGAAAGAATACGAGTGAAATATGACAATAGAATAACATTTACTCCTGGATGGAAATTTCATGAATATGAAATGAAAGGTGTGCCTATCCGAATCAGTATAGGACCAAACGAAATTAAAAATGAAAAAGTGGAAATTTTCAGGAGAGATACACATGAAAAAATATATATATCCTGGATCAATTTAAATAAATTGATTCCTAAATTACTTAATGAGATACAAAAAAATATTTACCAAAAAGCCTTAGATAGAACAAATAAATTAATCATAAAATCAGATAATTACGAAGATTTTAAACAAAAAATCAATGATAATGGAGGTTTCATTTTTGCTCATTGGGATGGAACAAAAAATACAGGAAATAAAATTCAAGAAGAAACAGAAGCGACTATACGTTGTATTCCCTTATCTACTGAAAAAGAGAAAGGAAAATGTATTTATTCCGGAAATCCCTCTTTTCAAAGAGTTGTTTTTTCTAAATCTTATTGA
- the fbp gene encoding class 1 fructose-bisphosphatase — protein sequence MYTLGEFIIENRDRFSYSTEALLRLFSSIKLASKAIHKEVNKAGLTEEIIGSSGVTNIQGENQQKLDDFAHRAFIESFKSRNVVCGIASEESKDFIVINSKKENLLQNQYIVLIDPLDGSSNIDVNVSIGTIFSVYMRKSSIQMNVTIEDFLQKGNQQILAGYIIYGSSTILVYSTGNGVHGFTLDPSVGTFYLSHLNLIFPKKERIYSINEGNYAKFSNGIRRFIKYCQEKKENRPYTARYIGSLVGDFHRNMIQGGIYIYPKTASSPEGKLRLLYECNPIAFLAEQAGGKASDGRKRILDIEPTKLHQRTPFVCGPIGMVSKLEEFMNE from the coding sequence ATGTATACATTAGGGGAGTTTATTATAGAAAATAGAGATCGTTTCTCATATTCAACTGAGGCCTTGTTGCGATTGTTTAGTTCTATTAAATTAGCTTCTAAGGCTATTCATAAAGAAGTCAATAAAGCAGGTTTAACTGAAGAAATCATAGGGAGTTCTGGAGTAACTAATATTCAAGGAGAAAATCAACAAAAATTGGATGATTTTGCTCACAGAGCTTTTATTGAATCTTTTAAAAGCAGAAATGTAGTTTGTGGAATAGCTTCCGAAGAAAGTAAAGATTTTATAGTGATAAATAGTAAAAAAGAAAATCTTTTACAAAATCAATATATTGTTTTAATAGATCCACTTGACGGATCTTCCAATATAGACGTAAATGTATCTATCGGAACTATATTTTCCGTATATATGAGAAAATCTTCTATTCAAATGAATGTAACAATAGAAGATTTTTTGCAAAAAGGAAATCAACAAATCCTTGCAGGATATATTATTTATGGATCCTCTACTATCCTAGTATATAGTACTGGAAATGGAGTGCATGGATTCACTTTAGATCCTTCAGTTGGAACTTTTTATTTATCTCATCTTAATCTTATTTTTCCTAAAAAAGAAAGAATTTATTCTATTAATGAAGGAAATTATGCAAAATTTTCTAATGGTATTAGGAGATTTATAAAATATTGCCAAGAAAAAAAAGAAAATCGTCCTTATACGGCAAGATATATTGGATCTTTGGTAGGAGATTTTCACAGAAACATGATCCAAGGAGGAATATATATCTATCCTAAAACAGCTTCTTCTCCAGAAGGTAAATTAAGATTGCTTTATGAATGCAACCCAATCGCTTTTCTAGCAGAACAAGCTGGAGGAAAGGCTTCTGATGGAAGAAAACGTATTCTAGATATAGAACCTACAAAATTACATCAAAGAACTCCATTTGTATGTGGCCCCATAGGAATGGTATCTAAATTAGAAGAATTTATGAATGAATAA
- a CDS encoding deoxycytidylate deaminase, with amino-acid sequence MSYGYNRTPSGFENMCEEKNGKTKWYVIHAEANAILKLSYSSLSCEGASIYITHFPCQECCKLIYQSRIRKVIYLHNYTNNDKEMIFLNRLNIRIKKL; translated from the coding sequence ATATCTTATGGATATAATAGAACTCCAAGCGGCTTTGAGAATATGTGTGAAGAAAAAAATGGAAAAACTAAATGGTATGTTATACATGCAGAAGCAAATGCAATATTAAAACTTTCTTATTCATCCTTATCTTGTGAAGGAGCTTCTATATATATTACACATTTTCCATGTCAAGAATGTTGTAAATTGATTTATCAATCTAGGATCAGAAAAGTCATATATTTACACAATTATACGAATAATGATAAAGAAATGATTTTTTTGAACAGATTAAATATAAGAATAAAAAAATTGTAA
- a CDS encoding MarC family protein codes for MEWINSLISCFMILFSIIDILGNAPIIMGFKSKGNIIDTKKVIITSLVIFLSFLFLGQPMLKIIGVDVHSFSVAGSIVLFLIGLEMILGVDLHKVTENAQTSIVPIAFPLIAGPGSLTTLISLRTTYDVNIILLSLILNMIVVYFVIDRCDFIAEKIGNNGLDILKKIFGIVLLAFAVKIFGANAGQLFQP; via the coding sequence ATGGAATGGATAAATTCATTAATCAGTTGTTTTATGATCCTTTTTAGCATTATCGACATATTAGGAAATGCTCCCATTATTATGGGATTCAAATCAAAAGGAAATATTATAGATACTAAAAAAGTTATAATCACTTCTCTTGTTATATTCTTATCTTTCCTCTTTTTAGGACAACCTATGCTCAAAATTATTGGAGTGGATGTTCACTCTTTCTCTGTAGCAGGATCTATAGTATTGTTTCTAATCGGTTTAGAAATGATATTAGGGGTGGACCTTCATAAGGTAACAGAAAACGCTCAAACTTCTATTGTTCCAATAGCTTTTCCTCTTATAGCTGGACCAGGATCTTTAACTACCTTGATTTCATTAAGAACAACTTATGATGTAAATATTATCCTTTTATCTCTGATTCTTAATATGATTGTTGTCTATTTCGTGATAGACAGATGTGATTTTATAGCTGAAAAAATAGGAAACAATGGGTTAGACATCCTAAAAAAAATATTTGGAATTGTTTTATTAGCTTTTGCCGTTAAAATTTTTGGAGCAAATGCAGGTCAATTATTTCAACCATAA
- a CDS encoding ribonuclease HI — MNKKIHIYTDGSSKGNPGPGGYGVFIETIGNSYNRKIISEGFRYTTNNRMELLAVIVGLEEIKKKKQNIVVFTDSKYVVNPIQNNWIYKWKKNNFFNKKNVDLWKKFLDLFYEQFIVFQWIKSHNNHYINDYCDKLSVEASKRKILKIDYVYEKQNPFL; from the coding sequence GTGAATAAAAAAATTCATATTTATACTGACGGTTCTTCAAAAGGAAATCCTGGACCAGGAGGATATGGAGTTTTTATAGAAACAATTGGAAATTCTTATAATAGAAAAATAATTTCCGAAGGATTCCGTTATACAACGAATAATAGAATGGAATTATTAGCAGTTATTGTAGGATTAGAAGAAATAAAAAAAAAAAAACAAAATATTGTCGTTTTTACCGATTCTAAATATGTAGTGAATCCGATTCAAAACAATTGGATTTATAAATGGAAAAAGAATAATTTTTTTAATAAAAAAAATGTAGATCTATGGAAAAAATTTTTAGATCTATTTTATGAACAATTTATTGTTTTTCAGTGGATAAAATCTCACAATAATCATTATATTAATGATTATTGTGATAAATTGTCAGTCGAAGCTTCTAAAAGAAAAATTCTAAAAATAGATTATGTGTATGAAAAGCAGAATCCGTTTTTATAA
- a CDS encoding dihydroorotate oxidase, whose product MKKIDISSHINEIKLSSCIMNASGVLCTTDQELSDLLDSSSGAVVTKSCTIQPRKGNVKPRYFEWNMGSINSMGLPNLGIDFYLNFLEEKKTKKPVFLSISGLSIEENFFLIKKANSSSKITAIELNLSCPNLQEEVLVGDDLHKISDFLENVFKFNEKPLGIKLPPYFKDGSIKNMSLILNQFPIIFVTCINSLPNGIFVDTNNETAVIRPKNGFGGIGGSIIKPFALANIRKFYTYLRKDISIIGCGGIYSGKDIFEHILCGASVVQIGTQLMKEGVTVFDRLKKEFTLFLRKKNYSSINSFKGKLKNFQ is encoded by the coding sequence ATGAAAAAAATAGATATTTCTTCTCATATAAATGAGATTAAACTTTCATCATGTATTATGAATGCTTCAGGAGTTCTTTGTACTACAGATCAAGAATTATCTGATCTTTTAGATAGTTCTTCTGGTGCTGTTGTAACAAAAAGTTGTACGATACAACCAAGAAAAGGAAATGTAAAACCCAGATATTTTGAATGGAATATGGGAAGCATTAATTCCATGGGATTACCTAATCTTGGAATAGATTTTTATCTTAATTTTTTAGAAGAAAAAAAAACAAAAAAACCTGTTTTTCTTTCTATATCCGGATTATCTATAGAAGAAAATTTTTTTCTCATTAAAAAAGCTAATTCTTCTTCAAAAATTACGGCTATAGAGTTGAATCTATCTTGTCCAAATCTCCAAGAAGAAGTATTAGTAGGAGATGATTTACACAAAATTTCTGATTTTTTAGAAAATGTATTTAAATTCAATGAAAAACCTTTAGGAATTAAACTCCCTCCTTATTTCAAGGATGGATCGATCAAAAATATGTCTTTAATTTTGAATCAATTTCCTATTATTTTTGTCACTTGTATTAATAGCTTACCCAACGGAATTTTTGTTGATACAAATAATGAAACAGCTGTCATACGACCAAAAAATGGATTTGGCGGGATCGGTGGATCAATTATCAAACCATTTGCTCTAGCTAATATTCGTAAATTTTACACTTATCTTCGAAAAGATATTTCCATCATAGGATGTGGAGGAATTTATTCTGGAAAAGATATTTTCGAACACATACTATGTGGAGCTTCAGTTGTTCAAATCGGAACACAATTGATGAAAGAAGGAGTTACAGTATTTGATAGATTGAAAAAAGAGTTCACCCTTTTTTTACGGAAAAAAAATTACTCATCGATAAACAGTTTTAAAGGAAAACTGAAAAATTTTCAATAA
- a CDS encoding TrmH family RNA methyltransferase, which translates to GIKEFEMAIKGNFFPKKIFVCEKIFHEYGMIQSYHSITFLISMKIFKKLAYRKNSGGIIALFREESIDNKKLKNEKITDNSLILILDGIEKPGNIGAILRTADAAGIHIIILCNMKTYIYNSNVIRCSLGSVFTRIIFIEKIESTISWLQENKVKIIVTGFYNQKKAKNLYKTKLTYSNLAIVFGSENKGISNIWLEKANEIITIPMFGNVDSLNVSHAMSIIIYEMIRQRNYAVHLL; encoded by the coding sequence AGGAATAAAAGAATTTGAAATGGCTATAAAAGGCAATTTTTTTCCAAAAAAAATATTTGTATGCGAAAAAATATTCCACGAATATGGGATGATTCAATCATACCATTCTATTACTTTTTTGATCAGTATGAAAATCTTTAAAAAATTAGCATATAGAAAGAATTCAGGTGGAATTATTGCTTTATTTAGAGAAGAATCTATAGATAATAAAAAACTAAAAAACGAAAAAATAACTGATAATTCTTTAATCCTTATATTAGATGGAATCGAAAAACCTGGTAATATAGGAGCCATATTAAGAACAGCTGATGCTGCAGGTATTCATATTATTATATTATGTAATATGAAAACTTATATTTATAATTCTAATGTTATTAGATGCAGTTTAGGAAGTGTTTTTACAAGGATAATTTTTATAGAAAAAATAGAATCTACCATTTCTTGGTTACAAGAAAATAAAGTAAAAATTATAGTAACAGGATTTTATAATCAGAAAAAAGCTAAAAATTTATATAAAACAAAACTGACTTATTCAAATTTAGCCATTGTTTTCGGTTCTGAAAATAAAGGAATATCTAATATTTGGTTAGAAAAAGCAAATGAAATTATAACTATTCCTATGTTTGGAAATGTGGATTCATTAAATGTTAGTCATGCTATGTCTATAATAATATATGAGATGATTAGGCAAAGAAATTACGCTGTTCATTTATTATAA